A DNA window from Peromyscus leucopus breed LL Stock chromosome 3, UCI_PerLeu_2.1, whole genome shotgun sequence contains the following coding sequences:
- the LOC114682048 gene encoding vomeronasal type-1 receptor 44-like: MNKANTLHNNTIIKITLFSEVSVGISANSILFLFHLCMFFGGHRPKPIDLSIDFLSLIQLMMLITMSLIAADMFVSRGRWDSTTCQFLIYLHRFLRGLSLCATCLLSVLWAITLSSRSSCLVKFKHKSPYHISCVLIVLCIIYMFFSSHLLISITATPNLTSGHFMYVTQSCSLLPMSYFRRSTFSTLLAFREAFLISLMGLSSGYMVVLLCRHKRQSQHLHSTSLSPKASPEQRATWTILLLMSFFVIFYILDSVIFHLRMRFKDSSIFYCIQILVSHCYATVSPLVLISAEKRLVKFLRSMCGRTVNI, from the coding sequence ATGAATAAAGCTAACACACTACACAATAACACAATCATAAAAATCACCTTGTTCTCTGAAGTGAGTGTTGGGATCTCAGCTAACAgcattcttttcctcttccacctCTGCATGTTCTTTGGTGGGCACAGACCTAAGCCCATTGATCTCTCCATTGATTTCTTGTCCCTAATCCAATTAATGATGCTTATAACTATGAGCCTCATAGCTGCGGACATGTTTGTATCTCGGGGGAGGTGGGATTCCACCACATGCCAATTCCTTATTTATTTGCACAGGTTTTTGCGGGGACTCTCCCTTTGTGCTACATGCCTCCTGAGTGTCCTTTGGGCCATCACCCTCAGCTCCAGAAGCTCTTGTTTAGTGAAGTTCAAACATAAATCTCCCTATCACATCTCATGTGTCCTTATTGTCCTATGTATCATCTATATGTTTTTTAGCAGTCATCTCTTAATATCAATTACTGCCACCCCCAATTTGACCTCAGGCCATTTTATGTATGTCACTCAGTCTTGTTCACTTCTTCCCATGAGCTACTTTAGACGAAGCACATTTTCTACACTGCTGGCCTTCAGGGAAGCCTTCCTGATCAGTCTCATGGGCCTCTCCAGCGGGTACATGGTGGTTCTCCTGTGCAGGCACAAGAGGCAGTCTCAGCATCTTCACAGCACCAGCCTTTCTCCAAAAGCATCTCCAGAGCAAAGGGCCACCTGGACCATCCTGCTGCTCATGAGCTTCTTTGTGATTTTCTACATTTTGGACTCTGTTATCTTCCACTTGAGAATGAGGTTCAAGGACAGCTCGATCTTCTACTGTATCCAGATTCTCGTGTCCCATTGCTATGCCACAGTCAGTCCTCTTGTGTTAATTAGTGCTGAAAAGCGTCTAGTAAAGTTCTTGAGATCAATGTGTGGGAGGACAGTAAATATTTGA
- the LOC114682056 gene encoding vomeronasal type-1 receptor 48-like: MNQSSKLYTTTNIRNTFFSEISIGISGNSVLLLFHVLMSSREHKPRLTDMPIGVLAIVHLLMLLVVSVIATDMFISRQGWDDITCKSLVFLYRFLRGLSICATCLLSVLQAITLSPRHSCLAKFKKSLSPCHSLWSLFALCFVYSSISSNLLVYIVITPNVTSDHLLYVTESCSLLPFSFPMKYIMSTLFVFREAFFLGVMGLSSGYMVVLLCRHKKQYQHLHSTSLPPKASPEERATRTILLLMSFFVLISILDSFMSFSRHMFKDDPIFYCVQILVSHSYASVSPFVFISTEKDITKLLRSMCERIVTI; this comes from the coding sequence ATGAATCAGAGCAGCAAGCTGTACACTACCACTAACATCAGAAACACCTTCTTCTCTGAGATAAGCATTGGGATCTCAGGCAACAGtgtccttctcctcttccatgtCCTCATGTCCAGTCGTGAGCACAAGCCCAGACTCACCGACATGCCCATTGGCGTCTTGGCCATAGTCCACCTACTGATGCTACTGGTTGTGAGCGTCATAGCTACAGATATGTTCATATCTCGGCAAGGATGGGATGACATCACATGTAAATCTCTTGTCTTCTTATACAGATTTTTGAGGGGCCTCTCCATTTGTGCCACCTGCTTGCTGAGTGTCCTCCAGGCCATCACTCTCAGCCCCAGACACTCCTGTTTAGCAAAGTTCAAAAAAAGTTTATCACCATGTCACAGCTTATGGTCCTTGTTTGCCCTTTGTTTTGTCTATTCATCCATTTCCAGTAACCTTCTCGTCTACATAGTTATCACCCCTAATGTGACCTCAGACCACCTACTGTATGTTACTGAATCCTGCTCTCTTCTACCCTTCAGTTTCCCCATGAAATACATAATGTCCACATTGTTCGTGTTCAGGGAAGCATTCTTTCTTGGTGTCATGGGCCTCTCCAGTGGGTACATGGTGGTTCTCCTGTGCAGGCACAAGAAGCAGtaccagcatcttcacagcaCCAGCCTTCCTCCAAAAGCATCTCCAGAGGAAAGGGCCACCCGGACCATCCTGCTGCTCATGAGCTTCTTTGTGCTGATTTCCATCTTGGACAGCTTTATGTCATTCTCAAGGCATATGTTCAAAGATGATCCAATATTCTACTGTGTCCAGATTCTTGTGAGCCATAGCTATGCCTCAGTCAGTCCCTTTGTGTTCATCAGCACTGAAAAGGATATAACTAAGCTTTTAAGGTCCATGTGTGAGCGGATAGTGACTATTTGA
- the LOC114681890 gene encoding LOW QUALITY PROTEIN: vomeronasal type-1 receptor 98-like (The sequence of the model RefSeq protein was modified relative to this genomic sequence to represent the inferred CDS: inserted 2 bases in 2 codons), with protein MNKDNKPFCKINIRNAFLEISIGISANSFLLLFHIFVFIHGHRPKLSNLTIGFVALTHLMLLLIAVYRTQDFFISPERWDDIACKLLIVLHRFFRALSVCATCLLSVFQAIILYPQSSHLVKFKHHSSHHLSCFLIFLCIFYTAIGSHILIVAIATCNLTSDNLIYITGSCSFYXVSYSMQQTFSTLLAFRNVFLISLIVLSTWYTMTLLCRHMIRSRHLQNXKPSPKASPEQRALQTLLLPMSFFLVMSTLDSILSYSRTMSQGNPTLYCVQTLVDHGYATVGLLLAISNENIELTV; from the exons ATGAATAAAGACAATAAGCCATTCTGTAAAATCAACATCAGAAATGCCTTCTTAGAAATAAGCATTGGCATCTCAGCTAacagcttccttctcctcttccacatCTTCGTGTTTATTCATGGCCACAGGCCCAAACTCAGTAACTTGACCATTGGCTTCGTGGCCCTAACACACCTAATGCTGCTGCTTATTGCAGTGTATAGAACTCAAGACTTTTTTATATCTCCAGAGAGATGGGATGACATCGCATGTAAACTTCTTATTGTCTTGCACAGATTTTTCAGGGCCCTCTCTGTTTGTGCCACCTGCCTGTTGAGTGTCTTCCAGGCCATCATCCTCTACCCTCAAAGCTCTCATTTAGTGAAGTTCAAACATCATTCTTCACATCATCTctcatgttttcttattttcctgtGTATCTTCTACACAGCCATTGGCAGTCATATCTTAATAGTTGCTATTGCCACCTGCAATCTCACCTCAGATAATCTTATATACATCACCGGATCTTGCTCTTTTT GCGTGAGTTACTCAATGCAACAGACATTCTCCACACTGCTGGCTTTCAGGAATGTCTTCCTTATCAGCCTCATAGTCCTCTCGACTTGGTACACGATGACTCTCTTGTGCAGGCATATGATTCGGTCCCGGCACTTGCAGA ACAAACCTTCTCCAAAAGCATCCCCAGAGCAAAGGGCCCTCCAGACCCTCCTACTGCCTATGAGTTTCTTTCTGGTGATGTCAACTTTGGACAGTATTCTCTCCTACTCTAGAACTATGTCCCAGGGAAATCCCACGCTGTATTGTGTCCAGACCCTTGTGGACCATGGCTATGCCACAGTCGGTCTTCTGCTGGCCATCAGTAATGAAAACATAGAACTTACCGTTTGA